The Equus asinus isolate D_3611 breed Donkey chromosome 22, EquAss-T2T_v2, whole genome shotgun sequence genome has a segment encoding these proteins:
- the IAPP gene encoding islet amyloid polypeptide isoform X2, translated as MNLSDGTSDRQKWIVPVWSRNMPLELRGAKPGHEAGKTKSHQMEKRKCDTATCVTQRLANFLVHSSNNLGAILSPTNVGSNTYGKRNTVEILNREPLNYLPL; from the exons ATGAATCTCTCTGATGGAACTTCTGACAGACAGAAATGGATAGTTCCAGTTTGGTCAAGAAATATGCCATTGGAACTTAGAGGAGCAAAGCCAGGACATGAAGCAGGAAAAACCAAAAG TCATCAGATGGAAAAACGGAAATGTGACACTGCCACGTGTGTGACTCAGCGCCTGGCAAATTTTTTAGTTCATTCTAGCAACAATCTTGGTGCCATTCTCTCACCTACCAATGTGGGATCCAACACATATGGCAAGAGGAATACAGTCGAGATTTTAAACAGAGAACCACTGAATTACTTACCCCTGTAG
- the IAPP gene encoding islet amyloid polypeptide isoform X1, producing MCILKLPVVLIVLSVTLNHLKATPIERQKWIVPVWSRNMPLELRGAKPGHEAGKTKSHQMEKRKCDTATCVTQRLANFLVHSSNNLGAILSPTNVGSNTYGKRNTVEILNREPLNYLPL from the exons ATGTGCATCCTGAAGCTGCCAGTAGTTCTCATTGTGCTCTCTGTCACATTAAACCATCTGAAAGCTACCCCCATTGAAAG ACAGAAATGGATAGTTCCAGTTTGGTCAAGAAATATGCCATTGGAACTTAGAGGAGCAAAGCCAGGACATGAAGCAGGAAAAACCAAAAG TCATCAGATGGAAAAACGGAAATGTGACACTGCCACGTGTGTGACTCAGCGCCTGGCAAATTTTTTAGTTCATTCTAGCAACAATCTTGGTGCCATTCTCTCACCTACCAATGTGGGATCCAACACATATGGCAAGAGGAATACAGTCGAGATTTTAAACAGAGAACCACTGAATTACTTACCCCTGTAG